The DNA window CTTACAATGCTGCCACGCACTTAATGTTAATATCAAATCATTTGGTAGAGAAATCCTGTTGGCTAGCTTTAACTCTTCAATCGGCAAACCATAAATCACAAAATGTCGCGCTTCGTTGCTACCGATGATTGAGAACGTTACATCTCCCACCGAAACTgctatatttactattattaaaaatttcatgatattaaaagaaaacaaaaaaaaagaatatttataaatccgcCTctcatcaaattaaaaatataaatatatatttttttaaaatttatttttttgttatataattttaatctaatttttatttatttactattatattttatttaaacttgacGTGAATGAAATGTTATGGCAAGTACCTTTGAAAATTTCGTTATCATTTTTCAGTGCTGCTATGgagttttgtatatttatcgcGCATATAATTGTCTTTTGTacgatgttatatataaactcaTCATCAGGTATTTTCCATGAAGCTAATAACCCCTGagctgtatttttaatttgttatctatttttaaaaaatcaaagctAAAAGATAAGCGTATCAGTGAGAGATCATCAATAAGCTTTCAAAAATCTATGTGCATATTTCCTTGTaatcatacaaaaataatcatattcttttcaatttattatatttttatcaatctatGTCcgcaattatgtattattaaaaataatattataattaataatatattaaattgaatagttatttcattaataaaatattatttatttacgcaaATATTGCTGATGTTaagatgtaaatttttaacttacaattaatattaaaaaaaagtaaaaaaatgaaaacagaaaatgttatgtaaaagataaaataataattattatctaaaaaagaaatttacaaaattatgtcTTTATTTGGCACAAGTAATCTAttactagaaaatattttctaattattttcttattcacTGATACGCGTATGTCTTaacacaaataatattctcaCCAGAAAATTTTAGTATGTCTCCatcattgcaatatatttcctGGACTACGATGtggacataattatttaatattatacccAAGGCTTGACTTCCCCcacttttttcataaatatactttttatataacgtaGAAAAACCTGtcgttatattaattgtacgattttaaaaaatgttgaaaaagaaatttgaggaaaaaataaaattgtcatcTACTACATCTTTGTCATAaggagatttaaaatttatatgaatgtgCGATACTGCGGAAAATTAACCtgaaatatttagaaacattAAAACAGCTTGAAAGCTTCGAAAACTTTTCTCTGACAAATCAATTTCGTAGATTATTTCGTCGGGAACAAAAGTTGCCATAAGATGTATCTGCTCGTTTACGTTACGCAAATCTAAtgcctaaaaaattaaataaaaattttaatatatataatatatatctgacatataaaaatatcttaaacgcacatgaaacatttaatgcaaaaaatatataaaattaaaattgagattgGGCAATAGAGGATTGTGAGGATAAGAAAATACACATAATAGAGGATTCGATCTAACCTGTTTTAATGTCAtacgatcttttttaaaaataggacCAAATAAATCTGGCGTCCAAGCTGTGACaagattttcttcatttaattgattaaatgccattatattttatttataatatatcttaataatataatggcatgcatatatatatatatatatatatatatatatatatatatattattgttatattaaagaaaatatattacttctcttataagaaatgaaaaatatatcgactACAATACAATCGATTGCAATACGAAATAttgattactttatataatattataatacatatacatatatatatatatatatatatatatatatatatgtattacaatacatatatatataattatatatacataattattaataaatatacatatatttgatatatatatatatatataataaatatatgttacataatatatatatataacatatatataaacctaATTCTTTGGTAATAAACATATGCAGCgataattttccaattttttttctaaaaaaaatttatacaaatttgaaaataaaatgcataattatatatatatgtatttcatagAATAAGTTTACcacaaaatagaataattacaataaaattataagaggaAAATTTCTCACGATAAAGTTTATGttacattgttatataataatagaaattatgctattctttttcaaaaacatgATCAAACAAATCCGGCATACTGCttgtgacaatatttttttgtgacatttttttttttattataacaaaaagttagtattatgtatgtaattgtCGATGTTTCATActataatcgatattttaccattttgtaaagagtaaaatatttctttttttaatacgacatattatacatatatacatgtcacaatatcattaaaataaaaatggcatTGATTTGATAAGATAAGAAAGTGTTATCACAAAGCTTGAAAACCGAAtctatttagttttatttttaaaaaaggtaGTTTGACATTAGAATAAGTTAGATCCAAATTTTCTGCGATGTGTATTTTTGTATCCATttgaaagtatataataaattatgcattttgaagaaagaaaaagtctAGATACTTTATAATCTGAAAAAGTAATGCAACGCATAAGAGCGAAGAGATGAATAATGTTTCCTAATAATATTccttaatattgaataatatcctaatattattcaataatatattattataacacttatatcaataataatttgtataaacttttttgaaaaaattatcaggTGCTGCATCGAGTTCACATGCATAGTTATGCATATTGCATaaagcagaaaaaataaaagataattttatcattataatatcaagAGTCTTGTAATTATGAggaatgttaaattaacttatcgtaatgtaatattgaaaaagttaaattaaaaagtaaatagttatatattatccgcaaaacaaaaaaaaaagatttacaatAAAGAGGGCTCaaccctttttttttcattttattacttttttcagatatcaaaaccattactttttttatgactTTTCCATATGAATGCAAGCActctattgtaatttattattataaaaatattgtaattaacattgaaaatatatctgcGCTAACGAGTTACAGTAATAGTTTCAATATCTATTCGTCATATTCTCTTAGCTTGTGATGCTAAATTGCgtctatatatgtaaagagtatttattttttatagtgctATTACGAAAATACTAACTAACtgttataatagttataatagttataacaGTTTTTACATCTCAATACCTTTCTTCCCaatgtaataagaaaaagtagtaatagcatataaataataatgttgccTATTATAATGTTGCCAATAAATAATGTTGACTGttgtatctttatattagatttgtattttaatgttttccaCGAATaagatgattattaaaatccaAGCTGTCAGCGCATTTTTCACCGCACGCATTACACGTATAGGGATCGTTATTCTTGTGAAAATGCATATGCATAATATGCATAAACCTGTTTCCAAACGTAAGGTCGCAGTACTCACAGTTGTTTACTTTGTTTACTGTGCCATTAATCTGACTTTCCCTTTGCAAACCGTATTGACTGTCCATTAGAGACTCAAAAGATTCGATTTTATTCTGTTCTGGGTTCTCTTCTATCGTGAAACGTGTCTGCACTTTACTTTTACGTCTAGTAGCGCCGGTTATCTTGAATTTACTGATACTCAATGGTTTATTTGGAATCTTATCTCTCTGTATCTGTGGCTCGGACTCTAGTTCTTTGGATATTGAGGTTttgttaaaaactttattgaaAGAACTAGTTTCATTGCTGTTATTTGagctgaaataattattgtcagCATCATCCAGCTCTTCCGGTTCAGCCTTCCGTTTATTGGATGTCGAGGCTTGATTAGTATATTTTCTGTAGTCAAAAGGTCCAGCTTCGCTGTCAACTGTTTTGAAACTAGCACGGCCTATTATAGGGATATTCTGTGTTTCTGGCTGATATTCTAATCCATTGAATGTCGAGAGTCTGTCTGTATGATTAGCATCGTTTCTATCGTTGCTAGGACCGGCttcgatattaattgtttcaaaattgttaccgttaattttacttaaatgttCGATGTGCAAGTTGATTGTCctttgcataataaataaagagtcCAAACGACTCTGCGGGTCGAACGTTTCTATGTTCAAATAGGATGCTATGTTTTCGCCGAACAAATGATTAAACATGCAGATCAGATTGTTCAAAAGAATCGAATTTTGATTGCCGGTGCCACAATCGAGAATACTGTCcgttataagattatttaaataacgtaGCGTATGAATTATCGGTGGATACATTGATAAATTCGATTGATTGTTATTACTATTGAAGTTACTATCTGATTCAATTGATTGTAGTTGTTGATCTTCAGAATGAGAGATTGGAGTTTGAGGTGGTTCTGGAGAAGTTGATGAGCTCGACTGGTTGAGATCGCTATGATCCGATTTATCCTGATTTTTAGCAAGAGTACTCCGTCTGGGTCCACGTTTTTTGCTATATACATCGATAACGGCCGTTACATTCTGTGTGCCATCCTCGTTTAGTACCAGCACTTTAGtatgatttttctctttcatatgTTTCTTCATCGCGTGAAGTAATCTGGCTTTAAAATGACAATCCTTGCAATTGTACTGATGAACGTTCCAATGGCGTACCAGGTGACTGTTCAACATTGACTTGGCCACGCAACTATACGTACAGTTAGGTTCTTCGCATTTGAACGGCCTGAGTTTAGTGTGATCACCAAGCCAATGGTAAACCATATGATGCTTGGGCTCGGTAACGAATGGACAAAGACGACAGACGAGAGGGTACTTGTGATTCTTCCTCATGTGCATCCAAAGCTCCTTTTTCGCTTCTGTCACATCGGATCCTGCGGTAGTTACGAAGTCGCAGTCACGATGTTTGCATTTCTTAGGCTTCACGTTTTTACGTCGCTTCTTTTTCTTGCTTTGGATTTCTTCGGGGGAATAATCTCCGTTGTGCAAAGATTCGGTGTTCAGCGCCTGCGCTGGATCGATTTCGGATTCTGAATCGCTCGTTCTTTTGCAATGCACAATTATATGATGATAATACTGAAATCTATAAAGATGtacgatttgaaaaaaaaaatgtacgacTTGAGTTTTGCTAAATAACAACGAGTGTatatgacaaattatatatcgataatttgaaaaatttacagttgtcaagttttattaaataataatgaatgatg is part of the Cataglyphis hispanica isolate Lineage 1 chromosome 1, ULB_Chis1_1.0, whole genome shotgun sequence genome and encodes:
- the LOC126848454 gene encoding protein hunchback-like; amino-acid sequence: MMSEKHGNDGNDSGIGYSPPNIKFESERNEKTLPCCFQQLPTTESTNLNYSELIRTETEAFQKRGDIDHVFTDSVKCELCDFKPTRLFQYYHHIIVHCKRTSDSESEIDPAQALNTESLHNGDYSPEEIQSKKKKRRKNVKPKKCKHRDCDFVTTAGSDVTEAKKELWMHMRKNHKYPLVCRLCPFVTEPKHHMVYHWLGDHTKLRPFKCEEPNCTYSCVAKSMLNSHLVRHWNVHQYNCKDCHFKARLLHAMKKHMKEKNHTKVLVLNEDGTQNVTAVIDVYSKKRGPRRSTLAKNQDKSDHSDLNQSSSSTSPEPPQTPISHSEDQQLQSIESDSNFNSNNNQSNLSMYPPIIHTLRYLNNLITDSILDCGTGNQNSILLNNLICMFNHLFGENIASYLNIETFDPQSRLDSLFIMQRTINLHIEHLSKINGNNFETINIEAGPSNDRNDANHTDRLSTFNGLEYQPETQNIPIIGRASFKTVDSEAGPFDYRKYTNQASTSNKRKAEPEELDDADNNYFSSNNSNETSSFNKVFNKTSISKELESEPQIQRDKIPNKPLSISKFKITGATRRKSKVQTRFTIEENPEQNKIESFESLMDSQYGLQRESQINGTVNKVNNCEYCDLTFGNRFMHIMHMHFHKNNDPYTCNACGEKCADSLDFNNHLIRGKH